The following proteins are encoded in a genomic region of Colletotrichum higginsianum IMI 349063 chromosome 9, whole genome shotgun sequence:
- a CDS encoding Fungal specific transcription factor, with protein MTSPQSTSPPSCQHKHACSLCARRKVKCDKAEPCSNCVKSKAQCLYEVPIQPRPRKRAADEELLARLRTYEDLMRKHGVDFANYAHTWITTGPQGQVKQCDSPGPVSAPTAAGDGSLRIQIEDDSPAETERCLWATLPPELKYPPFQTLSRKEDVALHPTTPMHLLFSASQPELSQLHPEPRQIYKLWQIFVEAANPLLKIVHVPTLQQRVLDASWNPSGASKPLTALLFAIYTLAATSTSEEDCLAVFGETRAALSARYRDAAFRALAEAEFLTTPDFEVLQAFVLFLFADPDSELTSTLTGAAIRIGQKLGLHRAKPDPKISVFDGEMRVRLWWQLHGLDARVRAAGKRTAPSESEFGDVRLPLNVNDADLHPEMTELPVEHTGPTEMVCVLMKFEVFNWARTSATAVKVYDLLGHGGPEKGMKRRSTEGVEDGAIDELEARYHEKFLRHLDKNIPLHALTYALTKLAIARMRCKVLKRRRIGGGVGGGVSGGGGELLMPRAENDVLFHSIVTWLESRDAAMRSAFSPHLIAHMTTKYTVDAYVYMISDLRRRCSGERVALAWKLVEKLYEEHPELTTEDGRRTPFFAALGDMTLDAWEARRKELVDTQETRVSGAWPRFIHLLWDQRRNKAVSQASQQQQQQQQQLAVPDFQNLGTMGLTDDGDLDWEYWNDFLRL; from the exons ATGACGAGCCCGCAGTCAACATCCCCTCCGTCGTGCCAACACAAACATGCCTGCTCGCTGTGCGCGCGGCGGAAGGTCAAATGTGACAAAGCCGAACCCTGTTCGAACTGCGTCAAGTCGAAGGCGCAGTGTCTCTACGAAGTCCCTATCCAGCCTCGGCCGCGCAAGAgggccgccgacgaagaacTGCTCGCTCGGTTGAGGACTTACGAGGATCTGATGCGGAAGCACGGCGTCGACTTCGCCAACTATGCCCATACATGGATCACTACGGGGCCGCAAGGCCAGGTGAAGCAGTGTGACTCTCCCGGCCCGGTCTCTGCGCCGACTGCGGCCGGGGATGGTAGCCTACGGATCCAGATCGAGGACGATTCTCCTGCAGAGACAGAACG ATGTCTTTGGGCAACTCTTCCTCCAGAG CTCAAGtacccccccttccagaCGCTGAGCCGCAAGGAAGACGTCGCTCTGCATCCCACGACGCCGATGCATCTGCTGTTCTCGGCCAGCCAACCCGAGTTGTCCCAGTTGCACCCGGAGCCACGGCAGATCTACAAACTCTGGCAGATAttcgtcgaggcggcgaaCCCGCTCCTGAAGATAGTCCACGTGCCGACGCTGCAACAGCGGGTTCTGGACGCCAGCTGGAACCCTTCCGGTGCATCGAAGCCTCTCACGGCCCTCTTGTTCGCCATCTACACTCTGGCAgccacgtcgacgtcggaAGAGGACTGCTTAGCCGTCTTTGGCGAGACCAGGGCCGCCTTGTCGGCCCGGTACAGGGACGCCGCCTTTCGagccctcgccgaggccgagttcCTGACGACGCCAGACTTTGAGGTCCTGCAGGCGTTCGTGCTGTTCCTCTTCGCGGATCCCGACTCGGAGCTTACGTCCACCCTCACCGGGGCCGCCATCCGGATCGGCCAGAAGCTCGGCCTGCACCGAGCCAAGCCGGACCCCAAGATCTCCGTCTTTGACGGCGAGATGCGCGTGCGGCTCTGGTGGCAGCTgcacggcctcgacgcccgggTGCGCGCCGCGGGCAAGcggacggcgccgtccgAAAGCGAGTTCGGCGACGTCCGGCTGCCGCTCAACGTCAACGACGCGGACCTGCACCCGGAGATGACGGAGCTCCCCGTCGAGCACACGGGCCCGACGGAGATGGTGTGCGTGCTGATGAAGTTCGAGGTCTTCAACTGGGCCCGGACGTCCGCCACGGCCGTCAAGGTCTACGACTTGCTGGGCCACGGCGGCCCGGAAAAGGGAATGAAGAGGAGGTCGACGGAGGGAGTGGAGGACGGggccatcgacgagctcgaggcgcGGTATCACGAGAAGTTCCTGCGCCATCTGGACAAGAACATCCCCCTCCACGCGCTGACGTACGCCCTGACGAAGCTCGCCATCGCGCGCATGCGCTGCAAGGTCCTCAAGCGTAGACGAATAGGcggaggcgtcggcggaggcgtcagcgggggcggaggggagcTGCTCATGCCGCGGGCCGAGAACGACGTGCTCTTCCACTCCATCGTCACCTGGCTCGAGTCGAGGGACGCGGCCATGCGCAGCGCCTTTTCGCCGCACCTCATCGCGCACATGACGACAAAGTACACCGTGGACGCCTACGTCTACATGATCAGCGACCTCCGCCGGCGGTGCTCCGGGGAGCGCGTGGCGCTGGCCTGGAAGCTGGTCGAGAAGCTCTACGAGGAGCACCCGGAGCTGACGACGGAGGACGGGCGGCGGACCCCGTTCTTCGCCGCGCTGGGCGACATGACGCTCGATGCCTGGGAGGCGCGCAGGAAGGAGTTGGTCGACACGCAGGAGACCCGCGTGAGCGGCGCGTGGCCCCGGTTCATCCACCTGCTATGGGACCAGCGGAGGAACAAGGCGGTGTCTCAGGCttcccagcagcagcagcagcagcagcaacagctgGCGGTTCCGGACTTCCAGAACCTTGGCACGATGGGGCTgacggacgacggggacCTGGACTGGGAGTATTGGAATGACTTTCTGCGGCTGTAG
- a CDS encoding MFS aflatoxin efflux, with translation MSSRDDTGPGSSDPEKPGPDTSSTAKQPSIIDGLQPQKESPDQTSPHDIAQRDDDEKQYPSGLSLALILTSCFLCMFLTSLACRPLDRLIITTAIPQITEEFKSVTDIAWYGAAYLLTQCASQLLFGKIYSLFNIKATFLLSLLLFEVGSAVCGAAPSSIVFIVGRAIAGLGGAGMLCGVIAIFVHTIPLHKRPLYQGMFGAVFGVSSVTGPLLGGAFTSKVTWRWCFYINLPLGGVAAVVIFWILKLPARDTTKLDTKTKLKQLDFYGTALIIPATVSLILALQWGGSIYTWNDKRIIVLFVMAGLLFSGFILVQIFLPKTATIPPRIFKQRSIIAGFFSTICMGSQLTIFAYYLPIWFQAIQAVSAVESGVRLLPLVLSMVVAMLSAGALVRHIGYYTPVMIFGVCLMSIGAGLMYTLQVDASSPQWIGYQIVYGLGAGSATQAPNIAAQTVLPKRDVPVGVSLMYFGNFVSSAIFLSVAQNIFNNQLLHRLSPIAGIDPESILDNGVTSLTKLSTSVRMPVLVAYNEAIRHIFLLALVLVCLAMLGALSLEWRSTKKSHEEDADDETTGKQA, from the exons ATGTCATCCCGAGATGATACCGGACCAGGGTCCTCAGACCCGGAAAAGCCTGGCCCAGACACTTCGAGTACAGCCAAACAGCCATCGATCATCGATGGTTTACAACCCCAGAAGGAATCGCCCGATCAGACATCCCCTCACGACATTGCTCAGAGAGACGATGACGAAAAACAGTACCCATCTGGGTTGAGCTTGGCCCTGATCTTGACATCCTGCTTCTTGTGCATGTTCCTTACGTCTCTGGCATGTCGCCCCCTT GACCGCCTGATTATCACGACGGCCATTCCACAGATCACAGAAGAGTTCAAATCCGTCACCGACATTGCCTGGTATGGCGCTGCCTACCTGCTGACCCAGTGCGCGTCCCAGCTCCTGTTTGGGAAGATCTACTCCTTATTCAACATCAAGGCCACGTTCTTgctctcccttctcctcttcgaAGTCGGGTCTGCTGTCTGCGGCGCGGCTCCCAGTTCGATAGTCTTCATTGTTGGTCGCGCTATCGCGGGGCTTGGTGGAGCTGGGATGTTGTGTGGTGTG ATCGCCATCTTTGTGCACACGATACCTCTCCACAAGCGTCCACTATACCAGGGTAtgttcggcgccgtcttcggaGTTTCCTCCGTGACCGGGCCGTTGCTGGGAGGAGCTTTCACGTCAAAGGTCACTTGGAGATGGTGCTTCTACATCAATCTTCCTCTCGGGGGCGTGGCCGCTGTCGTGATATTCTGGATCCTCAAGCTCCCCGCTCGAGACACGACAAAACTGGACACCAAGACCAAGTTGAAGCAGCTAGACTTCTACGGCACTGCGCTTATTATCCCTGCCACAGTCTCTCTGATACTGGCGTTGCAGTGGGGAGGTTCCATCTACACG TGGAACGACAAACGCATCATTGTTCTGTTCGTTATGGCTGGTCTGTTGTTCTCTGGATTTATTCTCGTCCAGATCTTTCTGCCCAAGACCGCCACAATTCCACCCCGAATCTTCAAGCAGCGCAGTATCATCGCCGGCTTCTTTTCGACAATTTGCATGGGATCACAACTGACCATCTTTG CTTACTACCTCCCGATCTGGTTCCAGGCCATCCAAGCAGTCTCGGCGGTCGAGTCCGGTGTCCGTCTACTCCCCCTGGTCCTCTCCATGGTCGTCGCCATGTTATCGGCCGGCGCTCTCGTTCGCCACATAGGCTATTACACTCCCGTGATGATCTTTGGCGTCTGTCTGATGTCCATCGGTGCTGGGCTGATGTACACCTTGCAAGTCGACGCGAGCAGCCCCCAATGGATCGGCTATCAGATCGTctacggcctcggcgccggatCCGCGACCCAAGCCCCAAACATCGCTGCGCAGACCGTCTTGCCAAAACGCGACGTCCCCGTCGGTGTTTCTCTCATGTACTTTGGCAACTTCGTGAGCAGCGCCATTTTCCTCTCGGTTGCTCAGAACATTTTCAACAACCAGCTGCTACATCGCCTGTCGCCCATTGCCGGCATCGACCCGGAGTCGATCCTGGACAACGGCGTTACCTCGCTGACGAAACTCTCCACATCGGTCAGAATGCCTGTTTTGGTCGCGTACAACGAGGCGATTCGACACATTTTTCTGTTGGCCCTGGTTCTTGTGTGCCTGGCCATGCTTGGTGCCTTGAGTCTGGAATGGCGAAGTACCAAGAAGTCTCATGAAGAGGACGCTGATGATGAAACCACGGGCAAGCAGGCATGA
- a CDS encoding Integral membrane protein, whose translation MEVPPGIDPTDSRGPLLVGVTSFVLSVAFVAVSLRIYVRSCLIRQIGMDDWASIIAFLLVFACGFAVAWNVKNGLGRHVYFLTPEQIKNYMRTFYVTIVFYNAALAGIKMTFLFQYYRVLAVQRMKKVFIAAMIIVGAWSVSQILIAIFNCSPIPAFWDKSIDGSCIPNYPYFYINAAGNIATDIIVFVLPLPVINKLSLARGQKYVLLGIFCLGFFTCTISFIRISFLKLHEDFTWSNVETAGWSVGELCSGLLCACLPTFRPLTSRFIPALASRSAKSSRQRQHDGYSHNTGSTSKHRDLEVGGAPGKPGRYSIPHSKRRTGSTDSKADLYDMTTYDLSHTSSDREGERTTQGPAVIERQDSQGKGSPSPTRRQKPIEMRRFKSHNDAVVETHIEAGPRVSDDKVKLKPGAPIEVTCDIVQISSQKVEERIFT comes from the exons ATGGAAGTGCCTCCGGGAATCGACCCGACCGATTCGCGGGGACCGCTGCTGGTTGGCGTCACCAGCTTCGTTCTTTCAGTAGCCTTTGTCGCCGTTTCATTACGAATATATGTAAGGAGTTGTCTCATAAGACAGATAGGGATGGACGACTGGGCTTCCATTATTGCTTTT CTACTAGTATTTGCTTGCGGTTTCGCAGTCGCTTGGA ACGTTAAAAatggcctcggccgtcaCGTTTACTTTCTTACCCCTGAACAAATCAAGAACTACATGAGG ACATTCTACGTAACGATTGTCTTTTACAACGCCGCCCTGGCTGGCATCAAGATGACGTTCCTCTTCCAATACTACCGTGTCCTGGCCGTGCAAAGGATGAAGAAGGTCTTCATAGCCGCCATGATCATCGTCGGGGCGTGGAGCGTCTCACAGATTCTCATCGCCATTTTCAACTGTTCCCCCATCCCCGCCTTCTGGGACAAGTCCATCGACGGCTCGTGCATCCCCAACTATCCGTACTTTTacatcaacgccgccggaAACATCGCCACCGACATCATTGTGTTTgtcttgccgttgccggtgATCAACAAACTCAGCCTGGCCCGTGGGCAGAAATACGTTCTGCTCGGCATCTTCTGCCTGGGCTTCTT CACATGCACTATTTCCTTCATCCGGATCAGCTTCCTCAAGCTCCACGAGGACTTTACGTGGTCGAACGTCGAGACGGCCGGGTGGTCTGTCGGCGAACTATGCAGCGGCCTGTTGTGCGCCTGTCTCCCGACCTTCCGCCCACTCACCTCTCGCTTTATTCCCGCCCTCGCGAGCCGCTCCGCCAAGTCTTCGAGACAACGTCAGCACGACGGCTACTCCCACAACACAGGGAGCACCTCGAAACATCGCGACCTCGAGGTCGGAGGCGCGCCAGGGAAGCCGGGCCGCTACTCGATTCCCCACTCGAAACGCCGCACCGGATCTACAGACAGTAAGGCCGACCTGTACGACATGACGACTTACGACCTTAGCCACACGAGCTCGGATCGCGAAGGAGAGAGGACCACCCAGGGACCGGCAGTAATTGAGCGTCAAGATAGTCAGGGGAAgggctcgccctcgccaacgcGGCGGCAGAAGCCCATCGAGATGAGAAGATTTAAAAGTCacaacgacgccgtcgtggaAACGCATATCGAGGCCGGACCGCGGGTCTCTGATGATAAAGTCAAGTTGAAACCAGGAGCGCCAATCGAAGTCACCTGCGATATTGTGCAAATATCTTCGCAAAAGGTAGAGGAGAGGATATTTACATGA
- a CDS encoding Helix-turn-helix-domain containing protein type, with protein MSSVTTYDFVIPIFVKGLKTFDHILSKAEEHAKANNIDVNTYPEARLIPDQLPLLFQVQNATKTVKTNIARLTGEELEPFENKEKTIEDLHKRIQEALDLLSKVDAATVNAKADNEVDVPIFGGKVLKVTAKEAALSHGVPNFFFHLNAGYAILRAKGVPVGKADYLGGFLGQ; from the exons ATGTCCTCAGTCACCACTTACGACTTTGTCATTCCCATCTTCGTCAAGGGTCTCAAGACCTTTGACCACATCCTGAGCAAAGCCGAGGAGCAcgccaaggccaacaacATCGATGTCAACACGTATCCCGAGGCACGCCTCATTCCGGACCAGctgcccctcctcttccaggTACAGAACGCCACCAAGACCGTCAAGACCAACATCGCCCGCCTGACGGGCGAGGAGTTGGAGCCCTTCGAGAACAAGGAGAAGACAATCGAGGACCTGCACAAGCGCATCCAGGAAGCGCTCGACCTGCTCAGCAAGGttgacgccgccaccgtcaaCGCCAAAGCGGATAACGAGGTTGACGT GCCCATTTTTGGTGGAAAGGTCCTGAAGGTCACGGCCAAGGAGGCGGCATTGAGCCACGGCGTCCCCAACTTTTTCTTCCACTTGAACGCTGGATACGCCATTCTGCGGGCAAAGGGTGTGCCTGTTGGCAAGGCGGACTACCTTGGCGGCTTCTTGGGACAGTAA
- a CDS encoding O-methyltransferase, producing the protein MSNSSEILFGLASQLSQLATLSSSDAEKNDAAIVIGQKVLDAARGPMPDWMDRAIHAMDFVSLKLFLDWKAFDMIPLDGSISHTHLAEKLEADVSLIRRLSWVLISGGILTQIGDDKVAHNEKSKLYLSGTPDEVLFHMMQVFTSLAPRPMAFEEHIITALKLPEYFAKYGRREPATRAHTPYSFARGRPEKEVWELHRENPEQVKRFMKGMEMAQKFVPLEGIYDFGWVESKLSEGSDRPIFVDVGGSKGHAIKAILEENPFLPAERVILQDRDEVIEQVAALKDPGLEHVKLQVHDFHAEQPVKSKFANHTPLFFIISAHELTHADALIYWIRRCLHDYGDDDSVKILSQLSDAMGSDSKVLVVEYVLQNPPPPVGAMTDFGMMTIGGKERTAADWESVAARAGLKIERIHGLEKKMQVIECAKA; encoded by the exons ATGAGCAACTCTTCCGAAATTCTTTTCGGACTGGCATCGCAGCTTTCGCAGCTGGCGACGTTATCATCCAGTGACGCCGAGAAGAATGACGCGGCCATTGTCATTGGCCAGAAGGTCCTCGACGCAGCCAGAGGGCCGATGCCCGACTGGATGGACAGGGCGATCCACGCCATGGACTTTGTCAGTTTGAAGCTCTTTTTGGACTGGAAGGCCTTCGATATGATTCCTTTGGATGGTTCGATATCGCACACCCAtctggccgagaagctggaggcGGATGTCTCTCTGATCA GGCGTCTTTCTTGGGTTCTCATATCTGGCGGGATCTTGACACAGATTGGCGACGACAAAGTTGCGCACAATGAGAAGTCAAAGTTGTATCTCTCGGGGACACCCGACGAGGTACTGTTCCACATGATGCAAGTCTTTACATCACTGGCTCCCCGGCCCATGGC TTTCGAAGAGCACATCATCACAGCTCTAAAGCTCCCGGAGTACTTCGCGAAGTATGGCCGTCGCGAGCCTGCAACGCGGGCCCATACGCCCTACTCTTTCGCCCGCGGACGgccggagaaggaggtcTGGGAGCTCCATCGGGAGAACCCCGAGCAGGTGAAAAGATTCATGAAGGGAATGGAGATGGCGCAGAAATTCGTTCCCCTCGAGGGAATCTACGATTTCGGCTGGGTTGAGTCAAAGCTGTCAGAAGGAAGCGACAGGCCTATTTTTGTCGACGTGGGCGGCAGTAAGGGACATGCAATCAAGGCCATATTAGAGGAGAACCCTTTTCTCCCTGCAGAACGCGTAATTCTGCAGGACCGAGACGAGGTCATTGAGCAAGTGGCCGCACTCAAGGACCCTGGGCTAGAACATGTCAAGCTGCAGGTGCACGACTTCCACGCTGAGCAGCCCGTCAAGAGTAAGTTCGCAAACCACACTCCCCTTTTCTTCATCATCTCCGCACATGAGTTGACGCATGCAGACGCACTGATCTATTGGATCCGCCGGTGTCTGCACGACTACGGAGACGATGACAGCGTCAAGATCCTGTCCCAGCTTTCGGACGCCATGGGCTCGGACAGCAAGGTCTTGGTCGTCGAATACGTCCTCCAGAATCCTCCTCCGCCCGTTGGCGCCATGACGGACTTTGGCATGATGACCATTGGCGGAAAGGAGCGAACGGCCGCGGACTGGGAGTCCGTGGCGGCCCGCGCGGGCTTGAAGATTGAAAGGATTCATGGCTTGGAAAAGAAGATGCAAGTCATTGAATGTGCCAAGGCCTGA
- a CDS encoding Cell wall protein yields MQLTKTLLFALVGTAFASPIEKRQVAIIQQAVTEVQGAITKLDTAVKGVGDDIASAQPVLAAATDVKAVITKAGNDIQGAQPLQLTEALGLQQLAGDLQTSATGLIDTIISKKPNFDKLGVSSVVLQNLQEQKSTTTSLGQALISKVPAIGQGIAQQAIDQISAVLDKGIQAYSAGGGAAPPAGGGAAAQPVAKPGNNTAAPPAAAPAKPKTPAAAPAAPKKPAAAPAAPAGGLQGLLGLLGGLGGAGGAGAGGAGAGLGGLLPALTGGAAGGAGGAGIGDALGALGALGGGAGGAGGAGGIADALGALGGAGGAGGIADALGALGGGAGGGAGAGGLGNILGGLGGLGGAKANVVEARGNVADFAEDAAAEEDEE; encoded by the exons ATGCAGCTGACCAAGACTCTtctcttcgccctcgtcggcacGGCTTTTGCATCTCCTATTGAGAAGCGCCAAgtcgccatcatccagcAGGCCGTCACCGAAGTCCAGGGCGCCATCACGAAGCTCGATACCGCAGTAAAG ggcgttggcgacgacaTTGCCTCCGCGCAGCccgtcctggccgccgccaccgacgtcaaggccgtcatcaccaaggccggcaacgACATCCAGGGCGCCCAGCCCCTGCAGCTCACggaggccctcggcctccagcagctcgccggcgacctccAGACGTCGGCGACCGGCCTGATCGACACCATCATCTCCAAGAAGCCCAACTTTGACAAGCTCGGCGTCTCGAGCGTCGTGCTCCAGAACCTCCAGGAGCAGAAGAGCACCACCACGAGCCTCGGCCAGGCCCTCATCTCCAAGGTCCCCGCCATCGGTCAGGGCATCGCCCAGCAGGCCATCGACCAGATttccgccgtcctcgacaagggcaTCCAGGCCTACTCtgccggcggtggtgccgCTCCCCCTGCAGGGGGCGGCGCTGCCGCGCAGCCAGTGG CTAAACCTGGCAACAACACCGCTGCTccccctgctgctgctcccgcTAAACCCAAgactcccgccgccgcccctgcCGCACCCAAGAAgcccgctgctgctcctgctgcccccGCCGGGGGTCTCCAGGGGTTGCTCGGTCTTCTCGGCGGTTTGGGtggggcgggcggcgctggtgccggtggcgccggtgccggatTGGGTGGCCTTCTCCCAGCTCTTACGGGAGGTGCAGctggcggtgccggtggAGCGGGAAttggcgacgccctcggggCTCTCGGGGCTCTCGGCGGAGGAGCCGGTGGAGCCGGTGGAGCTGGTGGAATTGCTGACGCCCTCGGGGCTCTCGGCGGAGCTGGTGGAGCCGGTGGaatcgccgacgccctcggggctctcggcggcggcgccggcggtggtgccggAGCTGGTGGACTCGGAAACATTCTCGGAGGTCTTGGAGGTCTCGGTGGAGCGAAAGCGAACGTCGTGGAGGCGAGGGGAAATGTGGCGGATTTCGCAGaagacgcggcggcggaggaggacgaggaatGA